In the genome of Equus przewalskii isolate Varuska chromosome 29, EquPr2, whole genome shotgun sequence, the window AAATGCTGATAGTGATGGTGttagttagctattgctgtgtaacaaactgccCCAAAAACATTGTAGCTTGAAACAATGAACACTTGTGATCGCACAGTTTCTGCAGGACGGGAATCTGCTTGGCTGGCTGCTTCTGCCTCAAGGTCCCTCAAGCCACAATTGCGGTGTCAGCCAGGGCAGCGGTCTCATCTGAGGGCTGAGGTCAAGCTCACCGACACGGTGCCAGCAGGACTTGGTTCTGTGGACCAAGGGGCTCAGCTCCCTGCCTGCTGTTGGCTGCCCTCAGTTCCTGCCCCccgggcctctccacagggcagctgGCAGCACGGCAGCCGCCTCCATCAGAGCGAGCtaatgaggggagggaggagggcgagcAAGACAGAGGCCGGAGTCTCCGTGACCTCCTCACAGAAGCGATGTCCCATCACTTTTTGCCATATTCTGTCTTAGAAGCAAATCACTGGGCCCAGCCCACAGTCGGGGAAGGAGATGCACGAGGGCGTGGATACCAGGAGAGGGTCACGGGGCCGTCCCAGCTGGCAGCCTCCCTAACTGAAACGGACGTGTGGCGGAGGGTTATGAGGTTAAATGAGGTGCCGCGCGTAACGCACGCGGTCGTGCAGCTTGCCCTGTGGTTGGCGGGACTGCACCGGTGTTCCTCTTTCATTCCTCACTCCTGCCACCTGCCAGGGCCTGGGCAAGAGGGAAGGGTGGGACCGAGACAGGGCTTGAGACCCCAGCAGCCTATGGCTCCGCAGAGGGGATGGGAGCACCAGACGGGGCTGGCCTCTGCCAGCGTCCGGAGGAGTCAGCTGGGAGGTGGGTTTTAGCAGGTTCACCTCCCAAGAGGGCATAAGACCGCTTGTTCTGGGAGGCTGCATCCGGTCCTAGGGGAACCTTGGCATCAGGACCCAGGAAGACCTCTCAAGACCTGGCTGGGGGCGTTGGGCCAAATGTGTGGTCAAAGGGCCCTCAGTGCCTACAGCTGAGGAAGGAAGTGATTGTTCCCTCGTGTGCCGTGTGACCCTAAGCAGGttgctcaccctctctgggcctcccctCTGAAATGCCTGCTTAACGCCAGCCTTGTAGCTGTTTGGGGTGAAGAGGGCTCACAGAGGGGCAGGCAGCAAGCCGGGGGGTGTtggcagcctcctcctcccccagggctggtACCCGGTGGGGCTGACTCTCACGTGCACTTGCTCCCACCCACAGCTCTTCTCCATCGTGGTGTTCGGCTCCATCGTGAACGAGGGCTACCTCAACAGCCCCTCGGAGGGGAAGGAGTTCTGCATCTACAACCGAAACCCCAACGCCTGCAGCTACGGCGTGGCTGTGGGCGTGCTCGCCTTCCTCACCTGCCTGCTCTACCTGGCCCTGGACGTGTACTTCCCGCAGATCAGCAGCGTGAAGGACCGCAAGAAAGCCGTGCTGTCTGACATCGGCGTCTCGGGTGAGTGCCTGTGGGCACCCCTGGCCCGGCAGAGCCTGCGAGGGGCGTTGCGGCCCCTCTGTCCTCACACACACCCGCGAGCAAACGAGGTGCAGGCGAGTGAGGGGCAGACGTGGGGCCCATGGCTGGCcgcggggaggggtggggccagggctggcCCGAGACCCAGAAGAGCCCATGGCTCCCAGCCGGGAGGGCAGTGCGGCCTCGGAGGAGTCGTCTGATCTCTCAGTGGCCTCTTCCGTGCCACCTCCCTGGGGCCACGAGAACTGAGCAAGGTGGGGACAGAAGGCCTACAGCCAGTCCCTGCAAGCGCCAGCCAGACCTGGGGAGCGCAGGACTGGAGCTGGGGAGCCACTGCGACCTCCTGCCCTTGCCCTTCAGAGACGGACCTGGGCGGGTACCCTGACCTCCGGCCCCATGAGATTTGAGAATCTGATTGGCTGGGGGTCAGTGAGGCCGTGGTCTCAGGTCTCTGGCTGGGACCTCCCTCCATTTCCAGGCCTGGTCTCTCAGGACGAGCCCAGCATTGAGGCCTGGGGATCCTTAGACTTGAAGGAACTGGAATGAGATTAGTAGTTCTCAAACTGTGTTCCAGGGAGCCCCAGGGTTCCCAGCAGTGCCTCTGGAGACCACCCCTGGGCACACACATACTTTATCGTGAGCAGCTCTGGTCCTCCCTGGGTAGACCCTGGGCACCCGCAGAAGATCCTGTTGCCACAAGGCTTCCACTCCTAACCCCCCAGACCTCGGCTCTGAAGGGCCACTCACCCACCTCGGGAGCTTTGTGAGGCTGCACAAACGTTAGAGGACGAGGTTCACAGCCATCTGGGTCTGAGCTGCCAGCCTTGCCCTGGCCTCCCCCATCCCGCCCTGCCCCGTGGTCGGGCGGTGCTCCTCCCAGAGAGCTGCAGGCCTCAGGGCTGGACCAGGGTCCCCCGGGGATCCTCCTGGGAAGTCTGTGTTAGGCTGAGGTTAGAGAAATGCCGGCCTAGGCTgactggttttttcttttctctctgtctccccctgctcccctcccttctcACTGTCGCGGCTGTCCCGGCTCTGCTCCTGGCCTCGCTCTCTGCTCGGCCTGGCTGGCTCCTTTCCCTCGTCTCTCTCCCGCTCTGCATCTGACCCACCTCTCTGTTCTCGCCTCGCCTTCCCTGTGCTCCCCCTTGCCCCCCGCCCCGCCTCTcccgctgggggtgggggagtgtggGAGACGTGCTCCTGAACCTCtccctgtgcctcggtttcccgcTTGCTCCCTATGCGTGGCCCATTCGGCCTGGTCCTGGTGGACCCCCAGCCTTCTGGGCCTTCCTCTGGTTCGTGGGCTTCTGCTACCTGGCCAACCAGTGGCAGGTCTCCAAGCCCAAGGACAACCCGCTGAACGAAGGGACGGACGCGGCACGGGCCGCCATcgccttctccttcttctccatcttcacGTGGGTGAGTACAGCGCCCGCCCAGCCTGCTGCCCGGGTGGCGGCCTGTCAGCACGGCTAGAGACCCCATCTGCCTCCCTCCTTGCTCGCTCCCGGTGGGGTGCTCCCTGGGGAAGGAGACTGTTGCCATTGCGGGCAAGGACAGTCACGTGGTGATGGCATTCCCTCGCTTAGTTGCAGAGCCCCTTCCTGGGTCAGGGTCCCCCTCCCAACAACGCCAGTAGTTGAGTGGTTGctatttattttccccttttacaaacaagaaagctgaggcccagacgGGAAGATAAGGCTTCGAGGTCTTGAGGCTGGgagggagtcaggagacctgggtcccATCTTGGGGCTGCCTGTCATTTTCCAGGCCTCTGTCCTCCTGTCTGTGAAATCGGAGATTGGATTGGGGTGGGGGAGTGTCACAAACTCAGCCTCCCACGGGCAGGCAGGACGTGAGAAGGTGTGAGTGGGCCCGGGGCCATGTGCATGCCCGTCCTGAAAGCACACACTTTGCTCAGCTGTTCTGAAGCTGAAATGGGAACCCACAGGGGACAGGTCTTCctatttttccagaaaagctAGAAATCTGAATTTCTATGTGAAATCTGATCCCTAGGTGAGCAGTTTAttcaaattaagtaaaatatattgtgTGAGTCAAAACATGTCTCTGGGCTCAGCTGGCCAGAGGGCACAGCTTTGTGGGCTCTGAACGCGGTGGTCTCGAGCGCCAACCAGCATGACAGCAAGGCCGCCCTTTCCCACTGGTTCCAGGTCAtctccatttagttctttttcttccctcatctCCATCCTGCAGATATCTGGGGTCACATgggctccctgcccccatcccaagGGTTCCCTGGCTTGCCTGCAGCCCTCTCCTCACCCGCCCCTCCACGGTCCTCGGCCTGCCTTCCGCAGGGAGGAGACCCAGCCCCTCCTGCGCACCTGTGCTGCAGGTCCCTGTCCCCCAGGCTCCTGGGCCTGGCCCGAGgcaacttctttcttcttttgagggCCCCTGGATATCCGTTTTCTCCTGGGACCTCACCCAATACAATATTGGGAGCTAGGGTTGGGAGGAGGAGACCTGTGGTTCAGGTCCCAGCAGGCCAGCCGTGGTCACTCCAGTTCTCCGCGTCCTCAAGGCTGGGCAGGAAGAACCAGTGACCCCGGGGCATCTCGGGCAGAGCAGGTGCCCCCCCAGGGGGCGGGGCTCCCAGAGGAGGAGTGTGTGATTGGACAGCAGGACTTCCGGGGGCGGGCCTGAGGCCTGACTGACAGGTGCCCGCCGGCCGCCGAAGCCAGCCTGCTGCTGGCGCCCCCGCGGTCTCGGCCCTGCCGGTCGGCCTCACCCGCGCTCTCTCCCGGCAGAGcctgactgcagccctggccgcGCGGAGGTTCAAGGAGCTTACCTTCCAGGAGGAGTACAGCACGCTCTTCCCCGCCGCAGCGCAGCCCTAGGCCTAGGCCTAGGCCTCCGCCTTCCGGGCAGGGAGCCCCGCGCCTGCCCGGGGGCGGTGGGGGCAGCGGCTGCCAGGACCGGCAGGGGCCGGGGCGGCCTGGGGGTCCGGTTAGGACTCGCACTGACTCATTCACCTCCTCTGTGCATTCCTCGTGCGTCCATccgttcagtaaacatttattgagcagctgtCCTGTGCCCACTGATGAATCAGGCGGGGTCCCTGGCCCCGGGAGCccgcaggctggggaggggaagacGAACAAACCGAAATCTCCCCCAGATGGGCTGCCACGGGCTGTTAGAGGTCGGGGGTAGCTCCGTACGTGGGCTGCCTAGGTGCGGAGCTGCCGACAGTCTGAGAGCCTGTCTCGGCTGCAGCGTGAAGGCTGAGTTCACAGTCCTCATGGAGGATGGCTGCCAAGGGGGGTCTGGCCCGGGACATCCGAGGACTCTCTTGTGcggtgtgaccctgggcaaacccctgcccctctctgagcgTGCGTCACTTCCCTGGACTGAGGAGTGATCATGGACCAACCTCTCAGGGCTATTGTGTGGAGGAAACAAAGGCTGGCCCGGGGCTTAGCacagagatgctcaataaatggaggctcttttgttttttcattcattcattcactcattctccAAGGAGTCGGGGGCACCTCCATAATCTCTGCTTTGGGGGTGATTCTTATGTGGCGAGTCCCTGTTCTTGCAAAGGAATTTGGCCTCCAGTTCTGCACCGGTTCTCTCCTTGGCCCTCAGCTGCCTGGACAGGAACCCATCCCTCCACTCTCTGTGGGAGTTGAGGAGGTAATGGAGCACAAACAGCCCCCAGAGCAAAGCACACAGAGAGTGAGCTTCCTGACACGAGAGGCATACAAGTGCAGACTGCCTGCTGCACAGTGGAGAGGCTGCAGACGGCATACCTGCTCTGAAGAAGCAGAGCCAGGTGGACCTCCAGGTCCCTGGGTTCTGAGCAGAACTCCcagcttcccttcctcccctagTCCAGCAGGGCCCACGCCCCGTCCTGTCTTGTGGCCCCTTGAACTGGATGGCTAAGGGAGGCCCTGACTCAGTGGGAGCACAGGAGTGACCAGAGAGACAGTGCTGGGTCCCTTAGCCTGAGGCCTCTCCCTGGAAGGGTCTGCAGAGGTCATCTgtgcctgccctctgcctccacaCAGGAAACCAGCCCGGAGGGTGG includes:
- the SYNGR1 gene encoding synaptogyrin-1 isoform X5, with the protein product MPVGRDPGEGCPVQPLLFSIVVFGSIVNEGYLNSPSEGKEFCIYNRNPNACSYGVAVGVLAFLTCLLYLALDVYFPQISSVKDRKKAVLSDIGVSAFWAFLWFVGFCYLANQWQVSKPKDNPLNEGTDAARAAIAFSFFSIFTWDYTDPSQDSSMPYAPYAEPSAGPDPAGVGGTYQQPASAFDPEPQGYQSQGY
- the SYNGR1 gene encoding synaptogyrin-1 isoform X3 gives rise to the protein MPVGRDPGEGCPVQPLLFSIVVFGSIVNEGYLNSPSEGKEFCIYNRNPNACSYGVAVGVLAFLTCLLYLALDVYFPQISSVKDRKKAVLSDIGVSAFWAFLWFVGFCYLANQWQVSKPKDNPLNEGTDAARAAIAFSFFSIFTWAGQAVLAFKRYQIGADSALFSQDYTDPSQDSSMPYAPYAEPSAGPDPAGVGGTYQQPASAFDPEPQGYQSQGY
- the SYNGR1 gene encoding synaptogyrin-1 isoform X2, encoding MPVGRDPGEGCPVQPLAPTRWRLFEGREVPSCYSLRLSDWTEPRTLGTSMRAWGADFMRLCQSSALRDPDRPLAKLFSIVVFGSIVNEGYLNSPSEGKEFCIYNRNPNACSYGVAVGVLAFLTCLLYLALDVYFPQISSVKDRKKAVLSDIGVSAFWAFLWFVGFCYLANQWQVSKPKDNPLNEGTDAARAAIAFSFFSIFTWSLTAALAARRFKELTFQEEYSTLFPAAAQP
- the SYNGR1 gene encoding synaptogyrin-1 isoform X1 — translated: MEGGAYGAGKAGGAFDPHTLLRQPHTILRVVSWLFSIVVFGSIVNEGYLNSPSEGKEFCIYNRNPNACSYGVAVGVLAFLTCLLYLALDVYFPQISSVKDRKKAVLSDIGVSAFWAFLWFVGFCYLANQWQVSKPKDNPLNEGTDAARAAIAFSFFSIFTWAGQAVLAFKRYQIGADSALFSQDYTDPSQDSSMPYAPYAEPSAGPDPAGVGGTYQQPASAFDPEPQGYQSQGY
- the SYNGR1 gene encoding synaptogyrin-1 isoform X6 is translated as MEGGAYGAGKAGGAFDPHTLLRQPHTILRVVSWLFSIVVFGSIVNEGYLNSPSEGKEFCIYNRNPNACSYGVAVGVLAFLTCLLYLALDVYFPQISSVKDRKKAVLSDIGVSAFWAFLWFVGFCYLANQWQVSKPKDNPLNEGTDAARAAIAFSFFSIFTWSLTAALAARRFKELTFQEEYSTLFPAAAQP
- the SYNGR1 gene encoding synaptogyrin-1 isoform X4: MEGGAYGAGKAGGAFDPHTLLRQPHTILRVVSWLFSIVVFGSIVNEGYLNSPSEGKEFCIYNRNPNACSYGVAVGVLAFLTCLLYLALDVYFPQISSVKDRKKAVLSDIGVSAFWAFLWFVGFCYLANQWQVSKPKDNPLNEGTDAARAAIAFSFFSIFTWDYTDPSQDSSMPYAPYAEPSAGPDPAGVGGTYQQPASAFDPEPQGYQSQGY